The genomic DNA gCTGGGTTACAACTCCTATTATCCCCGACACTGGCctttgctggctgtggctgatgagagtAGAGgttcaacaatacctggagggccacagtttagcTACATAGACATTCCACTTGCACAATAATTTGGTCTCTGTTAATATTGTATTTTCCCCATCCCCCTTTCTACTACTCAATTTCTTTGTGACTGCTTCTTAGATTTATATAATTTATGTAGCTAAACATATCTATAttaaataaaagcttttaaaagagacttaattttgttcttattttaatttcaaatttatGTAAAATTGATATAAAGTGTTGTGTTGTGCCCTAGTCTGGGGATGACTCTTGCATTTTCCATTTGCCTataacaaaattaataaatatgaaaataataaaacttgAATTTTAATCTCAGGTGAGTAACTATACTAAAGTACATTTTTTATACCAGACTGTAAGCAACTGAACTCATGTTTTCATCTGTATGCAGTTCAGATTTTATTTTCTGTAGTAGTTCCTTACAGCTAGAACAATAGTCTTAAAGGTCTGGCCGAACTCCAAAACCAGGTCCCTTGGGTGGTTCTGTCAGAGAAGTGAGACCACCAGCTGGCTCACAAGAGAAGCGCCCACTCCTGCAAAAAGAGAGCGATTAACTTATGCATTACTTCCATTGCATTACTCATCTTCAAGGGTAAACAGCAGGCTCATTCTTTTCAAACATCTTTAGttctggatatttatgaaaacatTAACCTAGTTGCAAgtttaaaaacaagtttaaaagcCAATGTATTCATGCTACTTTCTAAGCACAGTTGTAGTTCTTGCATGCTCAACTTTATAGCTTTACTGAAGTAActggggcttacatctgagtataGGATCAGGCTGTAAACCAAAGACGTAGGTTGGATTTTACAAGCTGAATGTTAGGAAAAAACCCTCAGTTGTCAAATTAATGtgtgtttattacatttttatcctgcccttttcCTGAGGGCCCCCATattattctcacagcaacccaCTGAAATAGGTTAAGTGTATATGGGACTAGCCTAGTCTTCCTGTGAGCGAcatggctgagcagagatttgaatctGGTTCTCTCTGGTCTTAGTTTAGCACTGTACCTCACTGGCATAGCATTCTTCCTCTGTAGCAAGCATACAATCAAATTACAAAAGAAAGTGATGCAGCAAATACTGttctcaaaaataaaaattaataatttcgTGTCTGAGAGCGTCACAAATTGACTATAACTTGCAAAATGATTGTCACAAATCAGTGAATTTGATTTAGAGTGCtgtagtgttctcgaagcgactaacatgagtttggccaaactgcaggaggcagtgaaagataggcgtgcctggtgtgctctggtccatggggtcacgaagagtcggacacgactgaacaacaacaacatagccacTAAAGGCACTTGCACTGAAATCTATGCAGTGTAAAACTAGCTTGAGCATCCTGACTGGGCATAAGAAATGTAAAGAAGTGAGGATGTAAGCCTGTGAAATAAACACACAATTAAATTTAGAAGCAATCACATCGCTCTGAAGTTTGGTCAAGATTCAATACTGCTGTGAATTCATCTATTTCTATGAAATGTTTTACCTTTATTTCTTGGCAATTAGGACACAGACCCttaaaatgtataaacttgaagcATCATTGGAATAAAGGTTTATATTTGGTTTCCCAAAGCTATAGATATGTTTGCAACTTGCTGTGGAAAGAGTATGTAATGCTAATTACATACGATTCCCAATTTTCCTTAGTATTTATTATATGGTACAAATGAATAAAATACCTTGGTCCAGGTTTTGGAACTTTTCCAGCTTTTAGTTCATCAATTATGTCTTCTATGTCTTTTGTTGTCAGATCTTCCTGAAATGTGAAATAAGGAAAATGTAAACATTttcagaaaattttaaaaaattataccaCCATGTTTTTTGGTCTAAAAGTATCCTATAGTCACTCTGTGGTAATTCTATTAACACTTGAAAACATGTAGGCATAATTATAGCTTTTAAGTGGGGCAGGTTTCCTGCTATCTAGTAGATCCTACAATTTGTCAATATGGTTATGGGAACAAATGCTCACAGCAATACACTACTGTCACACAGCAAACACGGAATACAAATTGGCTCAAATCTAGCTCAtttccaataaaaaaaattaataatccaCTTAATTATTTATGTGAGGAAACAACTTTTAGTACTattaaattaaagaaaaaacaggATAAGTTAAACTGGATAAACATAGTTTGATTACATTGGGTTATATTTGGTTACTCTGAATAGTAAACTCGGATGGTAAGCACCAAGAGGTATTGCAGAAGTacactttaaagggggggggctacAGGATAACCCCTCTTCTAATAGCCCATTGAGGACTGAGCACACTCAATATCTGCTGAGGAAAACaaaagtgtgtgtttgggggagggaggggaatgaaATGAGTTAACCTGCCAGCATTGTTCTCTTCCAGGATATCAGAACAGGAGCTCCATAgttattttattgcaaatatttTGTTACAATTTTGGGGGCTCTTTTGCTGTGCAAATTCCAAAGCAAACGTAGTTAGGTATCCCAGTATTGCAGGACAGAATAAGTTGTGGCTAAAAGAGAGGAGCTTATGACAACCATGCAATATAGTCATACTGTATGCCGCAAACCAGGCTCAAGTGATTCAACCAGGCTTCAGCATTGTTCAGAGATAGCTTGTAACAACCCTTAAGTGATACCCATTTCTCTCATTGCAGATTGGGCTGATAAAAGATTTTACAaccaccttgcagggttgttgcaggTCGGGGGctgtgctgagagagagagcagcttatGACAGCTCTGCCATATACAACTGTTAATATTGCAGGTCAGAGGTGGGGCTGAAGTTGATTCATATTACCAGTCAAAAATTATCCATACTTCTCAGGAGGAAGAAAAGGCCACTCTACATGAACTGCTACTTCAGACCACCTTGCAGAGCCAGAAGGTTTGTGTTCTATTAACTTGCATGCAGACTAGCTGCCCTTTATATTAAGGTTGGACTCAAGTCAAGGAAGAGACTACTTTTTGATGCTAGTGTTTGTGTATTCATCTCCTCTCAACCACAGTATCAGACAACAAATGCACCCCAtggatacactgcaacattttgttggaaggACCCACTTGTACTTACATAATAGTTATCATTTATTTGTACCATTGGTGCATTTACGCAAGCCCCCAAACATTCCACTTCAATCAGAGTGAAGAGTTTATCAGGTGTTGTTTCTCCAACTTTTATACCTAGCGAcataaaggaaaaacaaagcagcattagaaccttgcaggccttttcccacttgCCCTGGGAGAccggggccctgactgactccagctacaaaagctgaggctgctgaacagacacttgggctggggtattgtttagggggaggttgttactgttatttatatttttttaattatctttgttttagatcttattatgatttatgtggaaatggtttaatttttatttattgtttatgactacttttgttgtttgtaattaatgtattttttcatgttgtaagccatcttgagcatggtttgaaagacggaatacaaataaaatgatgtatgtatgtcTGTAATCTCAACAGTAAATTTTCATAGCGATTTCCTTAAATATAAACAAGGACAAAATGCATAGATTGTGCCTATTTAGTTGAGTTGGGAATTGTGTGCAAACAGGTGCTCTGTGTGTGATTCCCAGCCTGATCTAGCAGCAGGAGTTGCATTCAAACTTACAGGACTATAAAGATCTGGCTGTGAGAGCAGGCTGGAGAATCTAGTTTTATAGTGTATGCACTGTTGAATAAGGACTAATATTTAAAATTATAGCTGTTTTAGACCTTATAAAACTGAAAGCAGCAGTTGGCTGCATTATATGAATGCCTGTGTGGCAATGACATCCTGCCAGCATGACAGTTACACCCCCACCACTGTAATATATTTAGCAGTGTCAGGATGTGAAAACTTAATGTTTCTCTTCGCTGTTGAACAGATCCATAAAGGTTGTACTTGTCTCATAACATTCAAAAGGTTACTGACCAAGGTGTGGTAGAATGAGAGATGATGTCTGGCCAGACCTGGACAAAGATCCAAGCTATAGAAACAATAGCATTAAAACAGCCACAgccattttaaagcaaattagGAGAGGGGATGTTGAAAACATTAGGCTCCCTTAATTTTTATGTTTACTTCCTTTTTTTCAGCATTTCCTGAAACTTCAAGTTGTATATCTATTACTCAGAACAGATTGAAGTCCCCAGAAGAGAAGGGGATATAATTTCTAGTTGTAATGTAGGCCTACGGTTATGCAGATAAGTAACATTGCTCTTAAGCAGGCCAGCTCCTTTGCTCTTATCTAAAGTGTTTTCAGTATCAGTTTTAAACACTATTATTTGAAGTGATGAGGTTTTCACATTTTAGTTTGATTCCATACTCTTTACTTTAATTTTCAGGAAGAAAAATGTGTAGTAGCAGAGAAATGTTCTGGAGCCTTACCAAATCCTCTGTAAAAGGTAGTACAATGTAAATGAAGAACCCCACATAAGAGAAGTGAGCTATATATCCTACCCAGCTTCTTCTGAATGGCTTCTAATATGCTATCCGAGTCACAAAGCATGCAAGGCGTAGTGGTGCAGATCTGAATATGGTATTTTCCAACGGGTTTACGATTATACATTGTATAAAAGGTTGCTACTTCATAAACTCTCATGGGAGGTATGTCTAGAATCTCAGCAATCTGTAACAATGAAATAagagtattttattttttcaggaCATAAAACGAGCAGTTTCAACTAAGACCaacattttgaaaagcaattaTAAGCCCAACAATGGTATTAATGCTTGTATTTCTTAACCaacaatttttttcaaaaaacgtgatagtaaatgtgtatttttttccaAGCATTTGTTCTTCCAAGATTTGATTATTAACATGGGGAACACGTGACccggactacaattaccatcagcCTGTTACGAATGATGgaatttgagtccaacaacaatAGCAGATACACAGGCCATGATTTAATCCCATGAATtatcaataaatattttaaagatttgAGACCATTCAAAACTATTTACAGAATTTCAAAACAATTTACAGACTAGAAAATGTTCTACCACATAATTCAAAGCAGCACCAAAAAACCCACATCCCTGTTATCATATTCTGTCTTTTAGTATACCTATGAGTGCACTACCCCTGACCTGCAATATAGTACATCAGCAACGCAGTGGGATAGGAACAGTCAGTGCACTTTTATTCAGGTATAGAAGTATTTTAGAAGATTTGTTTatgacacaactttattaaaaaatCCAGACTATAGACAGTAAAGCTTttaataactactactacttacACTGGTATAGCTTCTTTCACATACTGGGCTTTACATTTTGTACAAGACTAACCAACTATTTATAAACAGCATTATCCATGCTTCATATGCAAAAATACACAATgattacatacatatatacaaacaaCTGATCAAATAAACAACAGGGACATTCCAAAGGGCCTTAAGAAATCATGTACAATATTCCTTCACTCAAGACTAATAATCACATAAGCAAATGATTAAACAGATCAATTCTCATGCTCAAACAACTGTAAACTCAAACTCAGGACTCATACTCGAAACATTTTTAAACCCTTAACTAATATCCACAAAAAACGTGCTTTAATGCAATATTGAATATAGGCAAGCTATATAAGCAAAAAGTTGGCATGTCTGATATTCTGTTCTCTTAATCTAAGTAAATACGATAGCTTACCTACCAGGATATATTCCCCAACATCTGTTATACCACTCTGTGATGGACTGGCTGTTGATGGAGCTCCAGTTCCCTTCTGGGATTCTGGATGCAGCTAATAAGCACCCATTTCCAAATGTCATGTTTTACTGACACATCCAAGTaattcttcaacaacaacaacaacatgtagcaGAACTgtataccaacaacaacaacaacgtgtagCAGAACTCTctataccaacaacaacaacgtgtagCAGAACTCTgtataccaacaacaacaacgtgtagCAGAACtctgtataacaacaacaacatgtagcaGAACTCTgtataccaacaacaacaatgtgtagCAGAACTCTACCAGAAACCTAATCATTTGGTCTTTAATCATTCTCAAACATTTTTTTGCCCAGTCTCACTTCCACCAAAGATGATAAAAACCACCCTCCTCTTTCTGGTATTTGCAGAAGGTGTCTgggtaattattattttatgtagtTTTGCAAGAGTAATATATCATTGGGGCCATGCATATAAAACGGTTCTTGCTTGTTCCCATATTTAACAAAAACTTACAAACCAATAGCCGAAGCTTTTCCTACACTTTCATCAGAACATTTTCACCAATATTCTGAGCCCACTTGAGAATGTATTCCTTGACCTGTTCCTCCTATCATAACTTAATAATTGATGAACTTCAATATAAGCTTCTCAAACTCTGCCATATCTTTTTGTTGATCATTATATCTAAGAATGTGTTTGAAAATATCTAAACCATGGAGGGTCTGCCTCCTGAAATAATGAAGTACCTTATTCATTGCTGATATAGGTAGCCATCCATGCTGTCTTTGAGCTAGATCCAGGACTGACATCACTGCTCCAGATTTGTGTCCCTCTGGATAGTTGCTTACTATTGCCTCTATTCGCtgttaaagaaaataaacattacaatagcaaaaaataaaataaaaaattcagctTTCTGTAAAGGTACAGCCTATCAAATATGACATACCTTATAGTTTTCAGGCGTGAAATCAAATTGAGTATTTGGGTTGTTTTCAGGAGTATCTCTGTGCTGTACaaacaaaataatgaaacaaTTACACATATTTAGAACACATGTCAAATGCAGCATAAACAAGACTATTATACCTTAATAGTTATGTAGAATCTGGTATTTTGTACAAATACAGCTTCTCATGCAAGTATGAAAAGATgcatctgcaaaaaaaattaaaaatcttcTATTCAACAGATACAGGAGCCACTTTTTCCTATACATCTGGTCAGCCTATTTCAAACagactgaaataaaataaaaataaaataaaattccctgCAGTTTAATCACAGACTCAACACAATAtgaaaaaagcttttttaaaagactAACACTTTAGGGAATTAGAGCTTCAACCCTGTATAAGTGTTATAGGTAAATTCCACCAGTATCAACATTGGTGTATTTGCTTTAaggattgcaaaaataaaaacgcAAGGCAAATTGTAGGGATTGTACGCCAGCCAGTTGATTAGTCAAAATTTAACTATCACTTTACTATTTCATAATCCCCATTTTCTAGTTAAAGCCAGGTTAATACCAAATGGGACAGCCAGAATATACCCTAGCATGAAACGTAGTATGAAGTACAGGCAGGTTGAAACTGCTACAGTGCACCTTTTCTTGAAAAAACATTCCTTGATCCACTCTCCAACTACCTACCACCTTCCATCTTTGAACTCCTAGAGCATGCTGCTTATTCCTGTTATGTTGCCTTTTTCTCTGCTGCTCAACTCCCTCCACAACCCTTCTTCTTTGTCCCCTTGGCGAAGACTCTGGTTCATACCCTAATCATGTCTCACACAGACTAGTGCAATCTTTTCCTTGCTAGTTTTCTCAATTTTGCCTTCTCATTTCTTTCCAGCACTCTGCTGCCAAAGTTGTTCACTTCTGTTGCTGCTCTGATTGTGACACTCCTCCGTAAATCCCCTCGCTGGTTTTTACTTAGTTCCCACATTCAGAACATACACCTTGCTCTTACCTTCAAATGTCTTTCCCCTTCTCATCTCTCCACTATATCCAATAAATCCCTGCCCATGACCTTTGCCCCTCCAGCTTCACCATTCTATGTGTTTACTGCTGCCTTCATTTCCCTCCCCATTGTCTTGGTTTTCCCTGTACAGAAGTTTAGTTAAGCTCCTCAGAGGCAAGGACCAGTACTTTTGTGCTCTGTAAAGTGCCATGCACATTGATGGCACTATATACATAAATAACAATTATATCTCcagtaaagaaaaaaagcactaaatACGTTCAAGTAGCTAAGTGCTTGATAATTTCTGCTTGAGAATACAAGAGAGCTACAGAGGGTATAGTTATGTACTGCAATATAGGTACACATAGAGGAGTCATGTATCATAAAGAATGGTTCGTGTTATTTTTCTAAGCACAGATATATGGGCACATTTAGACCCATGGCCCCCTATTGTGCAGTTTTCCCCACTGCACATTTTGTCTCTATATCATCAAGTCATTATATTATGGGAAGATGCCTTTTATTCAGTCAAACCATTCTCCATCTGTCTCAGCATTGTCTATGCTGCATGCCAGTAGCTCTCAAAGGTTTCAGCAAGGAGTCTTTCCTGatcctacctggaaatgtcaggggggttgaacctgggacatttttgCATACAAGGCATGTGCTCCACTATTAAGCTACAGACAGCAGGACTTAAAATCAGAAGTGTTGTAAAGTCATACAACATGGGCAAAATTTATCAAGCCTTACCAACATTTCATTGTACCCTACTGAGTGGGGTTAACGTTGTGATATCTCTTTTGCCACCTTCATGCCAAATTTCTCTTGTCTACTTACAGGTTCTGATTACAGTTAAGTGAAAATGTAGATACAAATCTTTGAAATAAAGTCAGATAGGAGACCAGTTTGTACAAGCTATAAATCAAGGATAGTTTCAAAGTTACAATTATGACCCACAAAAAATTTCTGCTGAAACAGGTTAACTTCCAGGTTAACAGTACTACCACTTTTGCAGAACAGATGTATTATTCCAACGCCCAAATAAAGAGAAATAATTAAAGCCTTTGAACTCATATGGAGTTACTCAAATACATTCTCTATCAATACAATCTCATCTTCATAAATATAAAAAGAGGAAATATTATCAATGTAGTCTTACATTTGCTGAGAAATTTGGGTTGTGATATTATAGTGGaggacaaataataaaaaagacaataaaaaccacatttctCAGTTTTCAGTTACATCTGCTTTAGTTGTACATACAAATTGCTTACCACAAACAaagctccaccaccaccattgcgTGCAGCTGTTGCATGAAGAGAGCGAATCTGTGCCACCTACAAAGCACATTTTATAGAAGGTAAACATCTGTTTTAAAGTTACATCTTACATATACAGTACcacataaaagaaaaaagcagggtATACCAGAGAAACCAATATTTAACCAACCTGAAAAAAGTTTCATGTCTGTCCATCCCTTCTGCTCCTAAACAACTTCTATAATTCATGATGGCAGTACCAACTGGAAGCTCAGAACAAAAGATGATTATGGGCATGACTTTATCGTGCCTGTGACCCTCCTATGAGAACCGCCTCAAATACTTCTTTTCCACAGGAACTACAAAGCCACAGTAAAGTTTGCTTGTGCATCAGTTTTCAAAGCTTTATAACATTAATCCACTGTCTCACACCAATATGCTTGATTGGAATCCTCCAGTAATTCTGATCTAACAGCATGTTTATCTAACAACTAAGCTTCATAGAAAATTACCAATGTGTGCTGCAGCACTAAAGAAGGCACATAATTGCTATAAACAGTACCCAAATAAAGTGCAGTAGTAGGAAAACATTGCAAATCAATGTGCTAAGAGGTCATAGAGAAGGAAACGGGAAAAGAAGTACAGCATATGCTTGGGCAGGTCTTGGGCAAGAGGCAATTTTACCATGCAAAGATAATGAAGCAAGTGTACAATAACTAATATGAACAAACAGATTATCAATGCCCACTATAGCTATTGCCAAAACATACAGTACAACTTAACGAGAAGCTATCTACAGGTTTCTGGCAAAGCAACCAAAATGAACCTGAATTTATCTTGGAATACCTATTTGCTACTATATACTCTCTCCTGGTGGTTATCTTGAGAAATAGTCTGGTAGCACACTGCTGCAAGAATTCAGATGTGTGTTGATATACCTTTTCAAGTTTACAAAAGAGAAAACAGCAGCTGTATGCATTTGAACAGCATGATGCATCACTGTGAGATAATATCAGAACATTTCCCTAAACTGCTGCCTAACTTTAGAGAAGGTAAAAATAGTCACATCCGTATTCCAACCCTGCCTCCTACAAAATTTAGTTGCAGGAGGTAAATAACCACAAGTGTTTAGAAACTGGCTATATGCCAAGTTCAAagacaatatgcctctgaataccacttgttaGGGATGGCTATTGCCTTGGTGTCCTGCTTTCCATAGGCATTTGGCTGTCCATT from Lacerta agilis isolate rLacAgi1 chromosome 7, rLacAgi1.pri, whole genome shotgun sequence includes the following:
- the NDUFV2 gene encoding NADH dehydrogenase [ubiquinone] flavoprotein 2, mitochondrial; its protein translation is MLLSAPFRAAFARSVAQIRSLHATAARNGGGGALFVHRDTPENNPNTQFDFTPENYKRIEAIVSNYPEGHKSGAVMSVLDLAQRQHGWLPISAMNKIAEILDIPPMRVYEVATFYTMYNRKPVGKYHIQICTTTPCMLCDSDSILEAIQKKLGIKVGETTPDKLFTLIEVECLGACVNAPMVQINDNYYEDLTTKDIEDIIDELKAGKVPKPGPRSGRFSCEPAGGLTSLTEPPKGPGFGVRPDL